DNA from Elusimicrobiota bacterium:
GCAACCTCGACCACGCGACCGTGCAGGTTGTGATCGGCCAAGGCCGAACTGAACAGGTTGTCGTAGTCGGCTTCGCTGTCGGTGTCGTGGTTCCCGTGAATCCACCAGACCTCCGTGCGATCGAGGATCGACCGCAAGGCCGATTCCAGCGGCTCCTGCGCCTGCACGTCGCCCAGTAGCACGATGGCCGCAGGCCGATGAGCATGCACCGCCTCGATGATGTGTTCGAAGTGACCATGGGGATCACCGCAGAAGAAGATCCGATTCACGTTTGCAAGCTCAACCAGGCACCGCGCAAGGCCAACGCGTCCACGCCGGCGTGGTGTCGCCGTGGTCGGTGTTCCGGGTGGTCGCCCCACCACCGCTCACACGCCGAAGCCATGTCATCGAGACGCTGCCAACGCACGTCGACCGCTGGACCTTCGGGCTCGACTTCATCCATGCCATCGATGACGAACTGGCAAAGGCCTCGATCGTGGCCCGAATCGTAGTAGATCCACGGTCCCGGGATCGTGGCCAGGAATTCGCGCAAGCAGCGGGTGAGGGCAGCGTCGTCCATCGCTGACGCACCGCGTTCCAGCAGCGGATACACGACCGACGCCACCCACGGCATAGGTTCGGCAGGTAGTGGATCACGCTCACCATAGAACTGGTGTTGGCCATCGTCGGAGACCAACGCGATCGACACCAGCTCGCTGGCCAGCACGTCCGCCCATTCCACATCGAGAAAAAGCTTCACAACACGTCCAGCCATCCATTCATAGCTCACGCCTTGCAGTGATAGACCGCGGCTCCTTGACGGGTTCCTGAGCATCGATCTCCGTACGGAACTTGGCCGTCTGCTCCAGCCATTGCTGGACATGGCCCGATGGGATGGACTCAGCGCCACAGCGCAAGCAAACGTACTGGTTCACCCCGTGAATAGAGGTCGTATGGCCCTTGTACCAATAGGGCACCTCACCGCGGTATTTGATGACGGGCTCGGCCGCGTGACAGTTAGTGCATTTCATGGGTCCACTTCCTCTACAAAAACAACTAGATCACAACGCGCCACCTTGCCCCCGCACCTCGGCCATCAGCTCCGCAATTCTCGCTTGCACACCAGCCTCAATCGGATCGACCAGGTAACGCGGGGAAGCGTAGGCGCTACGTCTGAACTCCACCCCGGCCACGGTAAAGGTGCTTTCGTCGTGCGAGATCCGCTGCGTCGAACCGCCGCCGAAATCGAGATACAGCAAGCAGCCAAACAGTGAGCCCGGATCTTCCTCGACCACCAGGTAGATGGCCCCTTGTGCTAGGTAGTCGCGCTCGTCGTCCTTCCAGACGACGACAGGAACGCGAGCGAAGTCACATTTGTTTTCGTCGAACCGCCAAACGGCCATATTCACCTCTTGCCATATTAGGAACTAATTTCCTAGTATAGGAGCTGCCGCCAGCCACCAGAAGGGTAGGCGGATCACCTTCATCAGACCAGGAGTTTCTATGAATTTTCGTCAGACGTTCGTCCTCGCCAGCCTTGCCGCCACACTGCTTTTCGGCACTACGGTCGCACAGGCCCAGCAATCCGCTACGCCATTGGCCAGCCCGGCCAGCCAGCAGGAGCAGACCTTCAAAGCTGTCGGTGGACTCAACCACGTGCTTGTACGCCCGGAGGGCATGTACATCGAGTGCACCAGCTGCGGTTACGTGAAGGAATTCACGGAGAAGAACTTCGTCCCGAATTATCCGGGCCATCCGCTCAAGACGCTTGGGAAAAAGCTCGCGGGCGAGCCGACGACGCACAAAGAAATCTGGGTGACCATCGTCAGGCCCGGCAGCGATCACCTGGAAACGTCCATGACGATCGTAGATCCGAAGATCGAACTGCAGCTGGGCGATCTGATCTACGTGACCGCACCCGGTGGCGGCGTCCGCCTGCTCCAACGGGCTTCCGCCCAGTAAAGGCCTGGCGCCTTTCGCTTCGTTCGTGCAAGCCCATCCCCCTTCAGCCAGGAGCTGACCATGAAGTCTCGTAAGGCCTTTCTGATCGCGATCGCCGCAGCACTGCTCTTCGGCACCACCATCGCGCAAGCGCAGTCGCCCATCAGCCAGGGCAAGCCCGATACCCGCACCGTCGAATGCCATGCCTGCGGCTACGTGAAGCAGGTCACCGACCGCTCGAACACTACTGACGACGGCAGCTGGTTCGCAGTGCTCAAGGCCAAGATCACCGGTAAGCCGCAGACCGTGGGTCTCGTCTTGGTTCCCCAGAAAAGGATTTCCGCGGAGCTGCTAGAGCACCCCTGGCCCCTGGTAGGAGCTGCTTCGTTGTTCCCCCAGGTTCTTGACCAAATGAACCTCTCGGTCAGGTCGCCCAAGATCCCGCTCCACGTTGGTGACTTGGTGGCTATCGATAGAAACTCGGACGTGCTCCTGATCGAGAAGTCATCCGCACCGTGAAGGCCGACACGGCATTGGCCACAAAAAAGACCGGCTTGAAGCCGGTCTTTTTTTGGCAACGGGCGGGTGTCGCGGAGCAGCGCCCGCAGGCGTATCGGCGCAGGAGTGGCATGCAAGCCGAAGGCGCGGCAGGCCGCCATGCCCTGTCTGCGGTTATGTGACCACCTCTCCTTTTTTTGGCACCATCGACGCATGGCCAAGCCAAACGCCCAGCACCACAACCCCGACCCGGCCTACCTCCTGCAGCTGCTGGAGAAAGCCGAGCTGAGCCAGAGCGAGGCGGCACGGCGCCTGGGAATCAGCGACCGCATGATGCGGCTGTACCTGGCCTTCCCAGAGCGCCGGGACGGGCAGGGCACTGTCGCCAAGCGTGTGGAGTGCCCCTATCCCATCCAGTACTGCCTGGAACAGCTTGCAAGCGGCTCCAGACGGCAGGGGTAGGGGTAATGTGGGGTAAGGTGCTGCTATAGCCCCAGCGTGGCGATGTGAGCTTGCTGCTGTTGCTCTTCGGTAGGGTCCATTTCTTGAAGCAAGGCAAAAATCCATAGCCGCCGCTTTTCACGTTCTGGATCACGCCCAAGCGGTTGTCGGTGGATCAGGTCCTGCTCTTGCGTGAGCGCCGCCCGCTGCCGCACCAGCTCATCATTTTCCAGTTGCTTGTCCTGGTCCTGCTCTTCATGGGCCAAGGCTTCCTCGCGCAGCGCGTCCAGACGGCGCACCCGTGCCTCGTATTCCTGCAGAGCCTGGTCTTCGGCGCAGCGCTCATCGGCCAGTGCCTGCACAAGATCCGGCTCGGGTTGAGGCAGTCCATCGTCGTCGGTGTTGGTGGTGTCAGCCATAACCTATCCCTCACAGTCCCTGACTGTAATCGCCGTCTCTGGCCTGCTCCGGCGTCGGCGCCGGAGCGGGTGTTTCCTTGTGCAGCTCCTGCAGCACACGCTTACGCCGCTCCGAACGCTCGTCCGAAGGCACGGGCGTAGTATCCACCTCGCGATCAACCGATGGCTTTTCCTTGGCGCGGTCCTGCTGCTTGTCGTTGTCGCCGCTGGTGACGTCGAACTGCTTTTCGCCAGGTTCCAGCTCCGGGCCTTGATCGAGATCCTTCTCCTTCGCCTTGCCGGCATCCAGGATCGTCTCGCGGCGACGCTTCGTTTCGTCTTGCTCGATGAGCTTGTTTTCGCGCGAGGCCTGTTCGCGCTTTGATTTCCACTCGTCCACGCGCACCTCGTGTTTGGCTTCGTGGGGAGCCAGCACCTGCTCACGCCATGCTTTGGCCTCGGGATCATCGCTGCGCAAATGGTCCTTGAGGGCCGTGGTTTCTTCGTGAGTTTGAGCCTTCATGGCCCGGAAATTCTCGTCCCACTTTTCCGCCTCGCGACGCGATGCCGGGCCTGCCAAAAAGCCCTGCTTTTCCACCGGCCGCGCTCCACGCTCCGACATGAACCGCTCTTCGATGGCTCGATCGAGCTTTAGCACTTCGTCATTTTCAGCGCGCACCAGGATGGTGTGGCGGTCCAGCTGCGGCTCTGGCTCCTGCATGGCACGCTGCCGTTCGGCCCAGGTCATTTTTGGACCCTGCTCAGGCAAAGCTGGACGCTCTGCAGCGTCCGCCCGCTCCGGGGTCATGGGATGGCCAGGCTCAGCCGCCACGTCGCGCTCCAGGGCCTGTTCCTGCCGCCGCTCGGCCAACATCGCCACACGGCGCTTCTCCAGCTCAGCATCGGCAAACACCACATCCAGCTCACGGTCCACAGCCACGGCCAGTGCCGCCTCGGCCAGCTTCCGCTGGAACTCGCCCTCGCCGTAGACCTTGATCCTGCCGGGCTCGCCCTTGTCGTCGCGAAATTTCTCCGACGCCAGGCGAAGCCCGGCCTCGATCACTGCCGGATCGAGGCTGCTTTCCTTGTTGTCGAAAACAATTCGCTTGCCGCTGTCGGTGAAGGCCTGGCGATCGTTGATCTGGTAGGACACAGAGCCCGTTTCGCGGTTCACCTGGAAGGTGACCTTGTTGCCTCGCTCTTCTTCCCGGTCGATCACCTGCTTCGGTTCTGCAGGCTCAAACGCCCCTTCCAGGTCGGTGGTGACGTGTGGCGTCTTGGCCGCCAGAGCGTCTTCCCGCTTCATCGCCGCCTCGGCTCGCTTCTCCTGGTAGGCCCAGCCGCGCAACTGGCTGATCGCAGCGCGATCACCATCCTGCGCCCGATCCGCCACCCATTCGCGGTACTCCTGCGGCTTCTCGGCGCGCATGGACGCACGCTCCGCCTTGAATCGATCCTGCAGCTTCTGTTTTTCAGCGGCCTGCACCATCGACAACACAGATTGGGTGATGGCCCGGTCTTCCTTGCTCATCCCCTTCTCGGGGCTGGAAAACGCCTCCAGGCTGTTGGCCAACGCCTTGCCCTGATCCAGCTGGTAGCGCTCCGCGCTCTCGCCGTCGAAACCGCGGCGGTTGGCAAAGTCCAGCGTGCTTTCCTTCAGGTTGAACTTACCCAACACATCGATCATGTTGTCCTTGATCAACCTGTCGCGCTGGGCCGCATCCATTGCCTCCCGCTGCAGGCCGGGAATGCGTGGCATGAACTCGTCGCGTGCCGCAAACATCGTGAACTGTTCGCGGTGCCGAGTCGCCATCACGTAGAGCAACGCACGATCAACGCCCTGGGTCGCCAACCCGTAGGAGCGATCCAGGGTGATGCCCTGGCTCTTGTGGACCGTGATCGCGTAGCCGTAATCGATGTGGCGATAGCGATCCTGGTCGAAGCCGCGCAGCTCGCCACTGTCCGTACGGATCGTGAGCCGCTTGTCCACTGCCTGCTCGACCGTCCCAAGGACACCGTTCTGGACGCCTAGCCTGGGATCGTTCTGGGTGAATACCACGCGATCACCCACGGCGAAATCGCGTTCACCGGCAATGGTCGCGAACTTGAACGATTCACCTAGCACGCCACGCTCTTTCAGCTCCGCACGGATGCTGTCATTGAGCGATCGCACGTCGGCGTTCCGGTAGGCCAGGACGATGCGCTCCTTCGCACCAAGATGGCTCCGTTCCGGGTTGGCCCGGTCAGCCTCGAAATCAGCGAGCCAGGCGGCCGCCACATCGGCCAGGGCCTTTTCGTTGGTGTCGGCCAGGCGGACACGTCCGCGCTCGTCGTACGCGTTGAAGGCCTCGGCAATGTCTTCCCCGCGGGCAAATTGCTTGCTCGCCGCACGTGACCAGTCTTCTTTCTGGCGGCGAATATCAGTGAGTTCGGCCGCCCCAACGCGTTCCATGATGACCCGAAACGGAGCACCCGCCTCGATGGGGGCGAGCTGCTTCTGGTCGCCCATGAAGATGACCTTGGCGCCGGCCGTCTTCACCCGCTCCAGCAGGGATTTCACCTGGCGGGAGGAAAGCAGCCCCGCCTCATCCACGATGATCACATCCTTCCTGGTGAGCTTGTCCGGGTTGTCGGCGGCCGTCTTCTTCCACGAGTGCTCCCAGCTGGCCAGCGTCCGGCAGCGATCGGGGCTGAGGCCGTTGGACTTGCGAAGTTCGTCCACCGCTTTGCCCATGGATGCGGCACCCAATACCCGATAGCCCGCTTCCTCGTAGATCTCTTTGACCGTCTTCGATGTGAAGGATTTACCTGTGCCAGCATCGCCCACGATACAGGCGATGTGCTGGGGCGAAACGACATGAACAACCGCGTTCTTCTGCTCCTCGCTGATCGTCGGGTACTTCTTCATGACGCGCTGAATCAGCTTTGGTTCTACATGATGTTGCGAGCGTCCCTTGAGGTACGTAGCACCCTCCGCGATGAGCGTTTCCATGCGCACCATCGCTTTCGTGGAGTACCGGGCCTCCATACCTTCGTCGCCGGGATGGAGTAGCACCAGGACCGACGCCGCGTCGACATTAGCCAGCGCGGCCGTGCGCGCCTCGTCGTTGTTGTCGCCGGTTTCGGTCAACACCTTGACCGTCTCCCGTTCCAGATCCTTCATCGAGAAAACGGCTTCGTTGGTGGTGACCCGCTCCAAGATCTGGGCTGTCAGGTCATCCATCGCCCGGAGCAAGCCAGACGGTTCCTCACCGCGAGCGATACGCTCGCGCTCTTCCTTGTGGCGTTCCTTCATCGCTTCTTGAGCTGCCATCTGCCTCTCCGCCATTAGGTTCTTGGCCGGTGCCTTGACCACTTTCCAGGAATCCCGATAACCCTCGTACCGTGCTTTCAGATGCTCGCGTTCTTCGGCCCGCTTCCCTCTTCGCTCCAACCGCATGTCGGCGTCACGCTTGGGAAGTTGAGGGCTATACCGGACGGCAGGCTTGAGGTCCGCGACAACCCGTTCAAGGGACGTCGCCATTGCCTGATAAGGACCAAGCCTTTTGACCAACTTACCGGCACCCAATGACTCGTGCATCTGCGAGGCCTTGACCGGCGTTTGCTTTGGGTCGGTAGCCGAATAGATCGCAAATCCCTGGCCTTTCGGCTTGATCAACAGTCCAGCGGCAAACAACTTTGTGTGAAGGTGCTGCCAATCCGTATCCGGCGCCGCCAGCACCTGCAGGACAAAGCCCTTCGGCAGGCCCTGCACATAGCTGGCAAACGATTCGTTACCCGTCATGGCCTCCATCTTCTGGGCCACGTCAGGTAAGCGAATTTTACCCTGGTCGACTCTCTCACGTCGCCAATCTTTGGCCGTTTCTTTGGCCCAGTCAACGACCTTGATACCGTTCCGTTCATGAACGGCGAAGGGTCCGTTGTCGTGACTCCAACCCTGCGCTATTTCAAGCTCACGCATGCACTTATCAAGCGCAAAGAAGTCACGATGTGGGTAGACGGCTTTATAGGTCTCCGGGTGAACCCGGTTCACCATCAAGTGCACATGCACATTACCGGTGTCACGATGCACAGCGGCGACGTACTGGTGGCCATCCATGCCAACAGCCTTCATTGCCGCTCGCGAAGCCTCAAAGCACTGTTGATCCGTTGGCTGCTCACCTTCCCGCCAAGAAACAACCACGTGGTACACGGGATCTTTGACGCGCTTACTCTGGCCCGACGCCCCCCACATTTCTGCCCATGCCGTGCTGGCCGAGAGGCAGTTGGTATCGATACTCACGCCGCGATCAAGGATTTCCCCCGTGACTGGATCGATGCTATCCCGCTCACTGGTGATGTACCTGGACAGGCTCAGAAAGCTCGATCCACCATCGCCGCGCTTGGAGGGAACCTCAGCGATCATCGTCCGCTTCCTCCACGCTGGGCTTGATGCGTTCGATAGCCTTGATGATCGCACTAAAGACGCGGGCGTACTCCTGGCCGTTCAAGCCTCCAACCTGGCCAAAAAGGTGCTTTTGAAGGCCTCCCAGACGGCGCAGCTCATTGACGACATTCCGATCAGTCTGGTTCCGGATTCTCCGATTGAGAGCACAGCAGCGCAGGTATTGGGCCACGGTAAGCCCTGCGTCGTGGGCACGATCGCGGATCTCCATGTCCTCTTCCGGCAGCAGACGAACCTTCATGTTGACGGTGCGCTTGCGGGATTCAGATGACGACATGTGGCGCTCCGAATGGCCGCAGCCTGCGGCGGGGTCTCGGGGGCGAAGCCCCTGAGCAGGGTGGTTAGGGACCGTGTAACGAGCGTAGCGAGTGGAACGGGACCGGTGGCTCACCAAAGCGAAGCGGCGGTGGGCCAAACCCTACCCTGCCCTCGTTTTTGGTGAGTATATATGATGGTGGTTTGAAGACAAGGAAAGAGGTTTGATGATGATAAAGAGGAATGATGTTTAGGTGAACATGTGTAGGAGTTTGATGGAAGATAGATGAAATATTTATGGGAACATGTGTGATGGTTTTGGTGGAGGTAGGAGAGATGTTTTAGTGAAGATGAATAGTGAATTGTTGTGAGAGGAAATCATGAGAACTTGTGTTGTGTCTGGAACCCAATGGGATAGAATAGTGTCGTCATCCGACAACCAAGAGGATTTCACCAATGACGGGTCGCGCTCGTACTTACACCAAAGAGACCGCCG
Protein-coding regions in this window:
- the traI gene encoding TraI/MobA(P) family conjugative relaxase yields the protein MIAEVPSKRGDGGSSFLSLSRYITSERDSIDPVTGEILDRGVSIDTNCLSASTAWAEMWGASGQSKRVKDPVYHVVVSWREGEQPTDQQCFEASRAAMKAVGMDGHQYVAAVHRDTGNVHVHLMVNRVHPETYKAVYPHRDFFALDKCMRELEIAQGWSHDNGPFAVHERNGIKVVDWAKETAKDWRRERVDQGKIRLPDVAQKMEAMTGNESFASYVQGLPKGFVLQVLAAPDTDWQHLHTKLFAAGLLIKPKGQGFAIYSATDPKQTPVKASQMHESLGAGKLVKRLGPYQAMATSLERVVADLKPAVRYSPQLPKRDADMRLERRGKRAEEREHLKARYEGYRDSWKVVKAPAKNLMAERQMAAQEAMKERHKEERERIARGEEPSGLLRAMDDLTAQILERVTTNEAVFSMKDLERETVKVLTETGDNNDEARTAALANVDAASVLVLLHPGDEGMEARYSTKAMVRMETLIAEGATYLKGRSQHHVEPKLIQRVMKKYPTISEEQKNAVVHVVSPQHIACIVGDAGTGKSFTSKTVKEIYEEAGYRVLGAASMGKAVDELRKSNGLSPDRCRTLASWEHSWKKTAADNPDKLTRKDVIIVDEAGLLSSRQVKSLLERVKTAGAKVIFMGDQKQLAPIEAGAPFRVIMERVGAAELTDIRRQKEDWSRAASKQFARGEDIAEAFNAYDERGRVRLADTNEKALADVAAAWLADFEADRANPERSHLGAKERIVLAYRNADVRSLNDSIRAELKERGVLGESFKFATIAGERDFAVGDRVVFTQNDPRLGVQNGVLGTVEQAVDKRLTIRTDSGELRGFDQDRYRHIDYGYAITVHKSQGITLDRSYGLATQGVDRALLYVMATRHREQFTMFAARDEFMPRIPGLQREAMDAAQRDRLIKDNMIDVLGKFNLKESTLDFANRRGFDGESAERYQLDQGKALANSLEAFSSPEKGMSKEDRAITQSVLSMVQAAEKQKLQDRFKAERASMRAEKPQEYREWVADRAQDGDRAAISQLRGWAYQEKRAEAAMKREDALAAKTPHVTTDLEGAFEPAEPKQVIDREEERGNKVTFQVNRETGSVSYQINDRQAFTDSGKRIVFDNKESSLDPAVIEAGLRLASEKFRDDKGEPGRIKVYGEGEFQRKLAEAALAVAVDRELDVVFADAELEKRRVAMLAERRQEQALERDVAAEPGHPMTPERADAAERPALPEQGPKMTWAERQRAMQEPEPQLDRHTILVRAENDEVLKLDRAIEERFMSERGARPVEKQGFLAGPASRREAEKWDENFRAMKAQTHEETTALKDHLRSDDPEAKAWREQVLAPHEAKHEVRVDEWKSKREQASRENKLIEQDETKRRRETILDAGKAKEKDLDQGPELEPGEKQFDVTSGDNDKQQDRAKEKPSVDREVDTTPVPSDERSERRKRVLQELHKETPAPAPTPEQARDGDYSQGL
- the mobA gene encoding plasmid mobilization protein MobA, which translates into the protein MSSSESRKRTVNMKVRLLPEEDMEIRDRAHDAGLTVAQYLRCCALNRRIRNQTDRNVVNELRRLGGLQKHLFGQVGGLNGQEYARVFSAIIKAIERIKPSVEEADDDR
- a CDS encoding type II toxin-antitoxin system MqsA family antitoxin, which produces MKCTNCHAAEPVIKYRGEVPYWYKGHTTSIHGVNQYVCLRCGAESIPSGHVQQWLEQTAKFRTEIDAQEPVKEPRSITARREL